A region of Polyodon spathula isolate WHYD16114869_AA chromosome 4, ASM1765450v1, whole genome shotgun sequence DNA encodes the following proteins:
- the mc4r gene encoding melanocortin receptor 4 — protein MNSTYHHGLIPSYHTRNHTLSAYAGTNQSSEKDSSSSGCYEQLLISTEVFLVLGIFSLLENILVIAAIIKNKNLHSPMYIFICSLAVADMLVSVLNAWETIVMALITGGHLTFHDNLIKNMDNVFDSMICSSLLASICSLLAIAIDRYITIFYALRYHNIMTVRRAVIIISSIWSFCIVSGILFIIYSKSTTVLICLISMFFTMLVLMTSLYVHMFMLARLHMKRIAVLPGNGTIPHGTNMKGAITLTILLGVFVVCWAPFFLHLILMISCPRNPYCVCFMSHFNMYLILIMCNSVIDPLIYAFRSQEMRKTFKEIMCCCSLPGTCVCELPSRY, from the coding sequence ATGAACTCTACATATCACCACGGATTAATTCCATCCTACCATACAAGGAATCACACTTTGAGTGCTTATGCAGGCACTAATCAGTCCAGTGAAAAAGACTCCTCCTCTTCAGGATGTTATGAGCAGCTTTTGATCTCAACTGAGGTGTTTCTGGTCCTTGGTATTTTCAgccttttagaaaacattttggtTATTGCTGCAATTATAAAGAACAAGAACCTACACTCTCCTATGTACATCTTCATCTGTAGTTTGGCAGTTGCTGACATGCTCGTAAGTGTGTTAAACGCCTGGGAAACTATAGTGATGGCCTTGATCACTGGTGGGCACCTAACATTCCACGACAACTTGATCAAAAACATGGACAATGTGTTTGATTCTATGATTTGCAGCTCATTGCTGGCTTCAATTTGCAGTCTCCTGGCCATTGCAATAGACAGATACATCACTATCTTCTATGCTCTCCGGTACCATAACATCATGACTGTAAGAAGGGCTGTGATTATTATTTCAAGTATTTGGTCTTTTTGTATAGTGTCTGGTATCCTTTTTATAATTTACTCTAAAAGTACCACTGTCCTAATTTGTCTTATTTCCATGTTCTTCACTATGCTTGTACTCATGACCTCTCTCTATGTCCATATGTTCATGCTGGCTAGGCTGCACATGAAAAGAATCGCAGTCCTTCCAGGGAACGGCACAATCCCCCATGGTACCAACATGAAAGGAGCCATCACCTTAACCATCTTGCTTGGTGTCTTTGTGGTATGCTGGGCACCATTCTTTCTCCACCTCATCCTTATGATCTCCTGCCCTAGAAACCCTTACTGTGTCTGTTTCATGTCTCATTTCAACATGTACCTCATTCTCATAATGTGTAACTCAGTGATCGATCCATTAATCTATGCATTCCGTAGCCAGGAAATGCGCAAGACCTTTAAAGAAATAATGTGCTGTTGCAGCTTGCCAGgaacgtgtgtgtgtgaactGCCCAGCCGTTACTAA